The DNA segment CATCACCTCGTGGAACTTCGAGGCGATCATCTTCATCAGGTCGTCCATCTCGAGATTGGAGTTGAAGACCTTCTCCAGGTCGTACATCTGGGTGATGCGGGTGATGGACTCGAGTTGAGAGTTGCGCTCGTTCTCGTAGGCCGAGCCGGCCGACAGCCCTAGCGCGGCAAGCTTGGCGAACTCCGCCAGGTCCTCCAAAGCGGACTGCGCGATCGGCTGCTGGAACGACAGGATCTCCACCCCCCCCACCAGGGTGTCGTCCACGAAGAAGGGAACACCGGCCAGCGAGGCCAGCGTACGACGCACGTTCAGGTGCGCGTAATCCTCGCGCCGCAGGTCCGGGCCGGTGAAAACCACGGCCCCTTGCTTGGCCCGCATCGAGCCTAGGGTGCCAAAGTCGGCAGCGATCAACGGTTCCAGGAAAGCGACCTCGCCTTCGGTCGCCTTCGCCTCCCAGCCCGCGTCCTCGTGGAACAGGTAAACGACCACCGCGCAATCGCCGAAGAACCCCGCCAACTGCTGCGCGATCAGGTGCGCGCGCGGCGTGACTTCGCTCGACGACAACAGGGCCGCTGCCAGTTCAGGGTAGGAGACGGCGAATCGCGGTCGCTGAGTCGCCATGCGAGCAATTCCTCCTCGGAACCGTGGAGATCAAGATCTATTTTGGGAGAGTCTGAGTACTTGCAAAATTGCCGGGCTTCTCTTAACTTGTCCGCGCACTATAACAACGGGTGCCTCGGGTGTCAACGCGCAGATGCGCGTGAAACCGCGTGGAATGTGCGATTGGCGCATTTCGGAACGGGGGAACGACCTTGGATATCGACGTTCGCAAGTATTCCAACGTGCAGGTCATCCGGCTGCGGGGCGACCTGAAGATCGGCGAGGCGGTGGACGAGTTCCGCCGCACCGTCGAAGACCTGCTGGCCGGCGGTGACTCCCGCCTAGTGGTCAGCATCGGCGACGTTCCCATGATCGACTCCAGCGGCATCGGGGTGCTGGTGCGGTCGCTGACCACCGCCAAGCAAAAGGGCGGCTCCCTGAAGCTGGTGAATCCCTCCAAGCTGGCCCTGCAGACACTGAAGATCGTCGGGCTGCTCAGCCTGTTCGAAGTCTTCGATGACGACGCGGCGGCGGTCGAGTCCTACGGCTAGCCGGCGGCCCCTGATCCGGGTCGCCATCTTCGACCTGGACGACACTCTCTACG comes from the Terriglobales bacterium genome and includes:
- a CDS encoding STAS domain-containing protein produces the protein MDIDVRKYSNVQVIRLRGDLKIGEAVDEFRRTVEDLLAGGDSRLVVSIGDVPMIDSSGIGVLVRSLTTAKQKGGSLKLVNPSKLALQTLKIVGLLSLFEVFDDDAAAVESYG
- a CDS encoding GAF domain-containing protein, which encodes MATQRPRFAVSYPELAAALLSSSEVTPRAHLIAQQLAGFFGDCAVVVYLFHEDAGWEAKATEGEVAFLEPLIAADFGTLGSMRAKQGAVVFTGPDLRREDYAHLNVRRTLASLAGVPFFVDDTLVGGVEILSFQQPIAQSALEDLAEFAKLAALGLSAGSAYENERNSQLESITRITQMYDLEKVFNSNLEMDDLMKMIASKFHEVM